Proteins from a single region of Xenopus laevis strain J_2021 chromosome 9_10S, Xenopus_laevis_v10.1, whole genome shotgun sequence:
- the ppdpf.S gene encoding pancreatic progenitor cell differentiation and proliferation factor A: MAAIPSSGSLVATHDYYRRRLGSTSSSSSCGSVDYSGEVIPHHPGLPKADPGHWWASFFFGKSTHPVMTTVSESPENSGSFRITNGLVPCGLTQESVQKQKVSDSKSNSSPSA; this comes from the exons aTGGCTGCCATTCCATCCAGTGGTTCACTTGTCGCAACCCATGACTATTACCGCA GACGCTTGGGATCCACTTCCAGCAGCAGCTCATGTGGGAGTGTGGACTACTCTGGAGAAGTCATCCCTCACCACCCAG GTCTCCCGAAAGCTGATCCTGGTCACTGGTGGGCCAGCTTCTTTTTTGGAAAATCCACCCATCCTGTCATGACAACGGTTTCAGAATCCCCAGAGAA CTCAGGAAGTTTCCGTATCACCAATGGACTGGTTCCATGTGGCCTGACTCAAGAGTCTGTGCAGAAGCAAAAAGTCAGTGACTCCAAGTCTAACTCCAGCCCCTCTGCCTGA
- the LOC108702659 gene encoding protein-tyrosine kinase 6, with protein MVGYIKMSHLPKRFVSLWDFTAEAPEELSFKAGDVFEVLDRSEDWWYVQKLKWDRKGKAEMGYVPYNFLAEEGTVEEQAWFFGEMSRTEAASLLMEDGNNNGSFLIRASDKHEILYVLSVRHQDSLRHFKIMRNAAGQFHLNNTSFFPDLYQLVESYCKKPICPGLTLTKPCVKNEPVVSDLSPVPLDEWERPREEFTLLRRLGKGNFGQVHEGLWKGKQKVAIKIINRDVTSQDLFVKETAFLKTLHHKNLLSLYAVCSVSDPYYIVTELVPRGDLLNYLQDSEEDELDVEGQLDIATQVTEGMRYLESQNCIHRDLAARNVLMGRNNICKIADFGMARVILDSYYVSASMKIPFKWTAPEALEYGLYTVKSDVWSFGILLHEIMSRGMQPYPALLNYEMLEFLKGGQRMKAPPKCSTRVYDIMLMCWALNPNQRPSFDDLKTMLENLSNYEGSEVTTIH; from the exons ATGGTTGGCTACATCAAGATGAGCCATCTGCCAAAGCGTTTTGTTAGTCTATGGGACTTCACGGCTGAAGCTCCAGAGGAATTAAGTTTTAAAGCTGGAGATGTCTTTGAAGTTTTGGACAGGAGTGAAGACTGGTGGTACGTGCAGAAACTGAAATGGGACAGAAAGGGAAAGGCCGAGATGGGATACGTCCCTTACAATTTCCTGGCTGAGGAAGGAACGGTGGAAGAGCAGGC ATGGTTTTTTGGAGAAATGAGTCGCACAGAGGCTGCGAGTCTTCTCATGGAAGATGGAAATAACAATGGATCGTTCCTGATTCGTGCAAGTGACAAACACGAAATTCTCTATGTACTCTCAG TGAGACACCAGGACTCACTCCGGCACTTCAAGATCATGAGGAACGCGGCGGGACAATTTCACCTAAATAACACCTCCTTTTTCCCTGACCTATATCAGCTAGTGGAGTCGTACTGCAAGAAGCCAATATGTCCAGGGCTGACCCTGACCAAACCATGTGTGAAG AATGAGCCAGTGGTCAGTGACCTGAGCCCGGTACCCTTGGATGAATGGGAGAGGCCAAGAGAAGAGTTTACCCTTCTCAGACGACTTGGAAAGGGAAATTTCGGTCAAGTGCATGAAGGACTTtggaaaggaaaacaaaaagtTGCTATCAAGATTATAAACCGAG ACGTGACCAGCCAGGATCTATTTGTGAAGGAGACAGCATTTCTGAAAACCCTACACCACAAGAACTTACTATCACTGTACGCAGTGTGTTCTGTTAGTGATCCTTACTACATTGTAACTGAGCTGGTACCCAGGGGAGATCTACTCAACTATCTACAAG ATTCTGAAGAAGATGAGTTGGATGTTGAAGGCCAACTGGACATAGCAACCCAGGTGACTGAAGGGATGCGATATCTTGAGTCACAAAATTGTATTCACCGGGACCTGGCAGCCAGAAATGTCCTGATGGGACGAAACAACATCTGTAAAATAGCTGACTTTGGGATGGCCAGAGTTATCTTG GATTCCTACTATGTGTCAGCCTCCATGAAAATTCCCTTTAAATGGACAGCTCCAGAAGCTTTGGAATACGGTCTTTATACTGTCAAGTCTGACGTCTGGTCCTTTGGTATTCTGTTGCATGAGATCATGTCACGGGGCATGCAACCATACCCAG CACTTTTAAACTATGAAATGCTCGAGTTCCTTAAAGGAGGCCAGAGGATGAAAGCTCCACCTAAATGTTCCACACGAGTATACGATATAATGTTAATGTGTTGGGCTCTGAACCCCAACCAGAGGCCAAGCTTCGATGATCTCAAGACAATGCTGGAGAACTTGTCTAACTATGAAGGCTCAGAAGTCACCACCATACATTAA
- the LOC121398752 gene encoding protein kinase C delta type-like, with translation MMECESKQNLFQMIREKGKLNMETIIFYAAELVVGIQFLHSKGIVHRDLKASNILITKDGHMKIVDFGQAEENVFEGKKIQRISGTLSHMAPEVRNVVVL, from the exons ATGATGGAGTGTGAGAGCAAGCAGAATCTCTTCCAGATGATAAGGGAGAAGGGGAAACTGAACATGGAGACCATCAT CTTCTATGCAGCAGAACTGGTAGTCGGCATCCAGTTTCTTCATTCAAAGGGGATTGTACATCG AGATTTAAAGGCAAGTAACATCTTAATTACTAAGGACGGCCACATGAAGATAGTGGACTTTGGACAAGCAGAGGAGAATGTTTTTGAGGGTAAGAAGATCCAGCGCATAAGTGGAACATTGTCCCATATGGCTCCAGAGGTGAGAAATGTAGTTGTACTATAG